Part of the Saccharomyces paradoxus chromosome XI, complete sequence genome, CTTATAAATGGTTAGCAGACTATTTCGGGGGACTGGGgcttgtttttgttttcacttCATCCTCTATCCTTATTCATGGAATTACGCTGTCCCAGGGTTTTTGGCTCAGATACTGGCTGGAAACTGGATCTCCAGAAAGTAAATCCACTTGGCTTTATAAAATAGTTGAAAAGTCCCACTCTAATGTCTATTTCTTACTAACttatattatcattggttttgtttcttcatttttaacTGCCGGTAAAGTGTGGATAGCAATAATTTCTGGTACTAACgttaccaaaaaaatatttgcgAGGCTACTAtctagtatattatatgcCAAGTTACGTTTTCATAATATCACACCGACCGGAAGAATAATGAACAGATTTAGCAAGGATATGGATATTATTGACCAACAGTTGATTCCTAATTTTGAAGGTCTCTCTTACAGCGTTGTCGTTTGTCTGTGGATCATACTTTTAATTGGGTATGTTACTCCTCAATTTCTATTATTTGCTATTCCTTTATGCgctctttattatattgtAGGTACATTATATCTTCGTGCGTCTAGAGAGTTGAAGAGAATAgataatatcaatatctCTCCAATACATCAGTTATTCGCAGAAGCCATCAAAGGAGTAACTACAATTAGAGCATTAGCAGATGAGCGAAGGTTTATAACTCAATCCTTAGTCACAATTGACAGAAGTAAtgttccatttttttatctcaCTATGGCCACTGAATGGATCACATATAGAGTGGATATAATTGGGGCacttattctttttagttcttctttaatagTCATAATGAAAGCCTCATATATGGATGCGGGGCTGGCGGGAATACTGTTATCGAATGCCTTTTCCTTTACTGAAACTGCTCAATGGATCATAAAGGTATTTTCAAGCGTTGAACTTTTGATGAGTTCAGTAGAGagaataaaagaatataCAGATGTACCTTCCGAATCAAACGGTTACATGACACCTCCTGCTAACTGGCCTCAAACAGGAGAAATTGAATTAAAAAACTTGTCTTTGCGCTATTCTCCTCATTCTTCTAAGGCATTGGATAACGTATCATTCAAGGTAAAAGCAGGAACAAAGGTTGGGATTGTTGGTAGAACAGGGGCTGGGAAGTCTTCGATTATACAAGCCATTTACCGGCTTTCGGACTGGGAAAACGGTACCGTTTTTATCGATAATAAAGACATAAAAGACATCCCTTTAAAGTGTTTAAGAAATTCTGTAAGTTGCATCCCACAGGACCCTACTTTATTTGATGGAACTATTCGATCCAACTTAGACCCTTGCAATCGGTACTCTGATGTACAAGTTTATGACGCGCTATCCAAAGTGGGATTAATTGGAAACAACGATGAATCATCCTTGATTCCTGAGCAACAGCAGgataattcttttaacCATAAACTAAGGAATAGatttattgatttgaaTAGTGTTGTGAAATCAGGTGGCTCAAACTTATCCCAAGGGCAAAGACAACTCTTGTGTTTGGCACGATCTATGCTTGGTGCACGTAATATAATGCTAATAGACGAAGCAACTGCCTCGATAGATTACATTTCCGACGCtaaaattcagaaaacTATAAGAGAAACGATGGAAAATACAACAATTTTGACTATTGCTCATCGATTAAGGTCAGTCATAGATTATGACAAGATTTTAGTGATGGACATGGGCAGAGTAAAGGAATATGATCATCCATACACTCTGATATCTGACAGAAATACTATTTTTTGCCGCCTTTGTAAGCAGAGTGGCGAGtttgaaattcttttcGATTTGGCCAAGGCCTCattcaacaacaaaagacAAGATACCTAaactttcttatttttattcagCTGCTCTTTTAGTTTCAAAGTGCACCACCCGCTTAGGCTATATATGTTTGTGTCATTAAAACGCATCCACAAAATcccttttgaattttttttgggctATATGTCTATTTCCCTACATTTCTAAAGACTTCAGATATAGCTCTTTTAAACTTGTCTGTTTCAAACAAATTTGGCGGCTAGATTTCATGGTACATAAACGAGCTACCGTAACaattacatttttttgataattttaCTTATTTCAGGGAATAGTAACATATCAttacaaaataaacttttttttgttaatgGTCCTGAATATTCAACAGaagtaaaattttataGTTTAAGTACTTCTTCAGCCCTTATCTGCTATAACAAGTATATCATTGAACATCTTATGGAGAGTAATGTGGTTAATATGATGGTATTGCTATTTATATTGTTTACTTATAATAATTATTTCGCCTACGACCTTTATCGTAGTATACTAACTATACTGTTCCCCGCCATATCGGGAACAAAGATAAGGGTACTGGTAGCCTCTTACACATTTTGAAGGGAAAGCAGTTCTTCTCAAGAGGGTTTACGTTGAAGAGGAAACGATAATTTTGTTACTACATTTGCTGGTGCCCATAATGTGATTATGGTTGAGGTATGTTATGACACAGTTGTTATCATATATCTATTTGAGATTTTCGTGACAAATAAGATCATCGCTGCGCGTTTTGTTAAGTGAAACAATAGAGAAAATTATACTCTTTCTGTGGCGCGATAAATGTATACAGACTCATGAGTTTTGAGATTACAGTATTAAAAACACACGCCGTTGAAAGCACCAGCATGAATTTTATGAACTTCTGATCCATAATCACTAGGTTTCAAGTACATATAGAATACctaaaaaatatcattattcCATTCCTACGCGATACATCTGTTTGATTCTCATTGCGTTGAAATTTGTATAAAAGGCAAGAaggtcaaaaaaaaaaataaaaaataaaagtataACTGTGCTACTTGTCCTCTATATTATCTTCTGGTGTCGggttcttttttggtatGATCAGTTTCTTgttggatgaaaaaatacaaaacaaaaatccTAAGGCATAAAACCCTAGATCCATCCAAAATACATTCTCAATAGAATCGCTTAAAATGTTTCCAATAGTCGAATGAGAACCGTCGTAATTCTGAAGACGATATAAAATCATGTCATCCACGGTTTTTCCTACATAAGGCTCAAGACGAGCTTGTGACACTTTGTTGTGAAGGGAAGCGGAAAAAACAGTGGTTGAAAGCACACCACCGAGAGTTGTACCTAAAGACTTCATGAATGTATTGAAAGCTGttatttcaataaagtcCATAGAAGCCTCTGGACGGTCTTTATTGATCTGAAGTTGTGCACTCATGAGCGATGCTTGTAGAGCAAATCCAAGAGAAAATCCCGGTAATAGTAAGACACCAATTTGCGTTGACCTAGTGGagttatttttcataaGTGTCATAAGCCCTGCTCCAATCACTCCAAGAAAGCCTCCGAACATTAAAAGTGGTTTGACTAAACCGAGCTTTTTGGTAATCACACCACTTGCAATAGCTGCAATAACGTTGGTAATAACGATCGGTATTAAGTGAAGACCGGCCTTCCATGCACTTGACGCAAAAATAAGCTGGAAAAACTGGACAGAGTATATCATTTGTCCATTATAACCGGTACATAATAGGAATGTCACCATGTTTACTATTATTACGGCTGGTTTTGCTATCAGTcttttcagaagaagaggccTGTAAGATATATTATCAGGCTCCGGGttgaatttgttgaatataaagaaatcGTACACCAatgaaaacataaaaagCAAGGTACCCAAAACCAAATATGTAATGACTTGGCCAGAGTTCCAACTATATTTATTTCCACCAAACGTTAGCCCCAGTAGGAAAAGGACCAGTCCGGCGGAGcagaaagaaaatccaAAGAAGTCAAACTTGAAGATTATGCCGTTCATAACTCTTTTAGAATTAACTTGCTTTCTGAACTTGCCAAATTCAAAGCTTGAGATTTTTCCCATAATATCTTTGGTTTGTTGAAGTATACTCTTATTTTCACCCTTATAGGTAAGCAAAAACATGATAATGGCGAGACCGCCAATGGGAAGATTGATGTAGAAGCACCATCTCCAAGTGACATGGGTTGTAAAGGCACCTCCGATTATAGGACCAACAATAGCCGCTACAGCAAAAGCACAACTTAAGATGGAGATTACTAATGGTCGGGACCTTTCACCAACCATTGTACAACCGATAACAAAGCAAAGCGTTTGAAGTCCACTCCCCCCAACACCTGCAACAACTCTACCAACGATTAGCATATTCATTGAAGAGGCAAGAGCAGCGATAAGGGACCCAGCTTCAAAAATAAGTATTGCTAAAATAAGACTATGCTGGAAACCTATGATCGAAGCGAACCTTCCCCAAATGAGGCTCAGAATAGCATTTGGTAAACTGTAACCTGTAACAAGCCATCCTGTTTTAGAGTAGTTCCCAAACTGCGCAGCAACTACGTCAATAATAGTTCCCACTATCAAAATATCCAGTGCAGTTATAAAAAGTACGAGAGTTAGTGACGCCAAGCAGAGGTACAATGAAAGTCTCATTGGAGGATCATTGCTACTTTTGGCATTTAATGAAGCGTCTGAATCGCATGCTTCTTCTATCTCCGGCTGCGAAGAGTACTTGGTttctttcatatttttaattttctaTCGATTAAGCTCTATACTAGGTAGGTATGATCTGGTGAGATCAGTTTTAGGTACAAGTATGATTAGTATGAAAacattataaaaaatataaaaccGCTTTTTATAAAGGTGTGACACTctctattattatttgtatattttGTCATCTCGTATCATGAACGCGCTGCATATGAGGAACGGCGCTATCTATTACATGGGTACCAATTTGCACCTGCTGCAAAGGAAATGTGGCACTACTTTTACTCGCATATTAACTTTCAACTACTATatatagaaagaaaaagggtgTTGTTTTCGATCTCTTATTAATTTGCTCAATTACTGCTtacaaaaaggaagagcaGTATCAGAAACCATTACAATTTGCCTGCAATAGGAACTTTGCTCGTTTTACATCACCGGATTCAATCATTCAAGATTTTGACGGGGTTTACACATGTGTGCATATAGTATTGTCAcattagttttttttttgttctgaCAGACGCAAATACAATCTGTGCGCATGaaatgccaaaaaaaacaatggaCATAATAAGCACTTCTACATTTCTATACTTTTTGAATCCCAAAAAAAGGTTTCAGCGGTCCACTATTTTCTGTCACACTTTGTCTTGGATAAGCCGATTCAGGGGAAATTTTCGGAGGTTAAGATGATAAATGTACGATAATTTAAAGTTAAAGTTACCAGGTGGACAGATACCAGGGGAGGAGTGTCACGATGTAggttcttccttttttttttctctcgAAAATACTAAATTTATACCCTCATAGTTATGaagcaacaaaaaaaaaaataaagagtaAAAGATGGCGGTGAAAATGTGACagtaaaagaataaaaatgatatgTAGAATCAATGAGgaacaatataaaaatcGTCTTTTGAAGTGAACATAGTGGCCGtagaatttgaatttttttacataaaaaaaataaaaaacatcaattaaataaataaaatatcacAATGAGTTCTGGTGTTATCAGCTCATctaatgataaaaaatgtgaaaCTAGGCAGTTCTATGAGGTTACTGAGCGAGAAAAGCATACAAATGATGACACATACTCTATAACTTCCACCTTCTTTAAGctcaaagaaaacgaaataATATCTGCTCAGTTTGATTCCttgaaatataaaattCTACTGATAATTACCTCTTTTTTATGTGGAATAGGCCTTAGTTTAGACTACACACTTCGATCAACCTATACGGGCTATGCCACGAACTCATATTCAGAACACTCCTTACTTTCAACTGTCCAAGTTGTTAATGCTGTTGTAAGTGTCGGATCCCAAGTTGTATTCTCTAGACTCTCTGACTACTTCGGAAGACTAAAGCTCTTTTCCATTGCAACTATTTTTCATATAATGGGAACTATCATCCAATCACAGGCGACCTCTCTTACCATGTATGCAATAGGTTCAGTTTTTTATAACTGTGGATACGTCGGCGTTAATTTGCTCCTGATCCTAATACTTTCCGATTTCTCATCCTTGAAGTGGAGAATGTTTTACCAGTATACCTCATATTGGCCGTACATCATAATACCATGGATTTCAGGTAGTATTATCACTGCTGCAAatcctgaaaaaaattggtccTGGAATATTGCTATGTGGGCTTTTATTTACCCATTGTCTGCTTTACCGATTATGTTTCTTATCCTTTATATGACATACAAATCTTCGAAAACCCCTGAGTTGAGGTCTCTTAAAGAACAGGctagaaaggaaaaaatcagtGGATTATTTCGAAATTTGATGTTTCTAATTTGGAAGCTAGACGTCGTCGGAATAGTACTAATAACTGTGTCCCTAGGGTGCGTACTTGTTCCGTTGACATTAGCCAATGAAGTATCGCAAAAATGGCAGAATCCAAAAATAATTGGCACCTTAGTCGTAGGTGGCTGTTTatttgtcatttttgtattttggGAAGCAAAGTTTGCCAGAGCTCCTCTTCTGCCGTTCAAATTACTAAGTAATCGAGGAATTTGGGCGCCCCTTGGCGTTACcttctttaactttttcacttttttcatttcatgTGACTATTTGTATCCAGTTTTGCTTGTATCTATGAAAGAATCATCCACTTCCGCAGCTCGGATAGTAAATATGCCTGATTTTGTAGCTGCAACTGCGTCTCCATTCTACAGCTTGTTAGTGGCAAAGACGAGGAAACTGAAACTTTCTGTAATCGGAGGTTGTGCTGCATGGATGGTATGCATGGGCCTCTTTTACCAATACAGAGGTGGAACTGGGTCTCATGGAGGTGTTATCGCTGCTTCTATTATCATGGGTTTGAGCGGTCTCCTATGCAGCAATTCAGTGATCGTCATACTGCAGGCCATGACTACGCATAATAGGATGGCTGTAGTAACGGGGATCCAATAtaccttttcaaaagttggTGCTGCTGTCGGTGCGTCTGTTTCGGGCGCTGTATGGACACAAACCATGCCTAACCAACTCTACAAGCATCTTGGCAACGATACATTGGCGGAGGCTGCATATACATCACCTTATACattcattaaaaaatatccatGGGGTTCACCTGAAAGAAATGCTGTGGGTGAATCGTACAAATATGTTCAACGTATAATGATGACAGTTGGTTTGATATGCACCGTACCGTTCTTTGTGTTTACATTATTCATGAGAGACCCGGAACTAATAGACAAGGCTACGCATGAAGAGTTCACTGAAGATGGTTTGGTTGTCTT contains:
- the GEX2 gene encoding glutathione exchanger (Proton:glutathione antiporter~similar to YKR106W), whose amino-acid sequence is MSSGVISSSNDKKCETRQFYEVTEREKHTNDDTYSITSTFFKLKENEIISAQFDSLKYKILLIITSFLCGIGLSLDYTLRSTYTGYATNSYSEHSLLSTVQVVNAVVSVGSQVVFSRLSDYFGRLKLFSIATIFHIMGTIIQSQATSLTMYAIGSVFYNCGYVGVNLLLILILSDFSSLKWRMFYQYTSYWPYIIIPWISGSIITAANPEKNWSWNIAMWAFIYPLSALPIMFLILYMTYKSSKTPELRSLKEQARKEKISGLFRNLMFLIWKLDVVGIVLITVSLGCVLVPLTLANEVSQKWQNPKIIGTLVVGGCLFVIFVFWEAKFARAPLLPFKLLSNRGIWAPLGVTFFNFFTFFISCDYLYPVLLVSMKESSTSAARIVNMPDFVAATASPFYSLLVAKTRKLKLSVIGGCAAWMVCMGLFYQYRGGTGSHGGVIAASIIMGLSGLLCSNSVIVILQAMTTHNRMAVVTGIQYTFSKVGAAVGASVSGAVWTQTMPNQLYKHLGNDTLAEAAYTSPYTFIKKYPWGSPERNAVGESYKYVQRIMMTVGLICTVPFFVFTLFMRDPELIDKATHEEFTEDGLVVLPDQDNIFSQIKALFKRSRSNKEVDG
- the VBA5 gene encoding basic amino acid transporter (Plasma membrane protein of the Major Facilitator Superfamily (MFS)~similar to YKR105C) produces the protein MKETKYSSQPEIEEACDSDASLNAKSSNDPPMRLSLYLCLASLTLVLFITALDILIVGTIIDVVAAQFGNYSKTGWLVTGYSLPNAILSLIWGRFASIIGFQHSLILAILIFEAGSLIAALASSMNMLIVGRVVAGVGGSGLQTLCFVIGCTMVGERSRPLVISILSCAFAVAAIVGPIIGGAFTTHVTWRWCFYINLPIGGLAIIMFLLTYKGENKSILQQTKDIMGKISSFEFGKFRKQVNSKRVMNGIIFKFDFFGFSFCSAGLVLFLLGLTFGGNKYSWNSGQVITYLVLGTLLFMFSLVYDFFIFNKFNPEPDNISYRPLLLKRLIAKPAVIIVNMVTFLLCTGYNGQMIYSVQFFQLIFASSAWKAGLHLIPIVITNVIAAIASGVITKKLGLVKPLLMFGGFLGVIGAGLMTLMKNNSTRSTQIGVLLLPGFSLGFALQASLMSAQLQINKDRPEASMDFIEITAFNTFMKSLGTTLGGVLSTTVFSASLHNKVSQARLEPYVGKTVDDMILYRLQNYDGSHSTIGNILSDSIENVFWMDLGFYALGFLFCIFSSNKKLIIPKKNPTPEDNIEDK